The following is a genomic window from Hyalangium gracile.
TCCATCCTCCGCGCGAAGCCGGCGTGCGCGCGGTGGACGAACGGCACCGTCCCCTCGATATAGGCGCCCAGCCAGCGGAAGCCGGGATCGCTCTGCGCGTGCTCCACCGTGCGGACATAGAGGTCCCGGAGGACTTCACCCGTGGAGCCCGGGCGCGGAGGGCTGCCCGGCCGCTTCGCCAGCTGGTGCACCAGCCACATCGAGCGGTACGGCTTCATGGAGGCGAGCGTCCCCTCCACGCCGCGAGTGGAAGGCCATGCCGTCAGACACATCAGGTGCGGCAGGCTCGCGGCCCGCTTCCCGAGCTCGAGGAAGCTCGTGCGCTGGTCCTCGAACGCTTCGGCCGAGTGGCTCGCGAGGCTGAAGTAGCCCGAGTCGATGAAGAGCTGCCACAGCGGCTCCACCCAGCTTCCATCGGTCCGCGTGGCGGGGCAGAGCGAGCCCGTGACGAGCTCCCTCCAGCGCTCCGTGTCGAGCTCGGTGAGCGGCTCCACGCGCAGGCCACAGACGTTCGTTCCCTCCGGAGTGGCCGACACGTGACGGACCTCCGCGCGCAGGCGGATGGGTTGCCCGTCCTCCGTGACGAGCACGCTGGACGGCAGCACCCGTCCAGGCTCGAGCCACTCCCCGGGCAGGAGCCGCACACCCAGCCCACCAAAGGAGACATCGAGCACCTCTCGCTCCCGCCCGGGCCAGGTGGGGAGCGGCAGATGGAGGCGTGTGGCGGGCGGCGGCGGGACACGCCGGTGCTGCCTGTGGCGGACGCGGACAAGGCGCTCCGGCAGCGGCGTCCGGAGCCGCTCCTCCTCCCAGGTGCCCTCCTGCAGGCGCAGGCGGTAGACCGAGTTGTAGCCCGCAACCTCGGCCTCGCACGGGAACGTGCCGCCCCGCTCGGCAGGTGCGGCGCAGCGCCAGTGGAGGCTCCTGGCCTTGAGATCGACCTGCTCCAGCACCAGGCGGGTCGCCCGGCCGCCCCGGCGCAGGAGGCCCCGCCCCCCCAGGGACACCGCCGTC
Proteins encoded in this region:
- a CDS encoding PilZ domain-containing protein; its protein translation is MSPHLGAHAFIEEPRTQPDPRGTTVPDEARGTPRVQEELVEPERIQLALMTAVSLGGRGLLRRGGRATRLVLEQVDLKARSLHWRCAAPAERGGTFPCEAEVAGYNSVYRLRLQEGTWEEERLRTPLPERLVRVRHRQHRRVPPPPATRLHLPLPTWPGREREVLDVSFGGLGVRLLPGEWLEPGRVLPSSVLVTEDGQPIRLRAEVRHVSATPEGTNVCGLRVEPLTELDTERWRELVTGSLCPATRTDGSWVEPLWQLFIDSGYFSLASHSAEAFEDQRTSFLELGKRAASLPHLMCLTAWPSTRGVEGTLASMKPYRSMWLVHQLAKRPGSPPRPGSTGEVLRDLYVRTVEHAQSDPGFRWLGAYIEGTVPFVHRAHAGFARRMEGTGRTLLLPLRMVDVSCAAPGRALSEGLSVGPATPGELTLLASELARIRPASYIEALDLSLESLDLGAATGAWREARLERERHILVARHGGRPLAAAVLEVGQRGSNPFRLLDAMRLFPLAPEEPEARQALLDAARGWYASRGRDTFVLMQEDGLDSHASEASPADAHGGAQPYLWLISAELVPEFLEHIHTQTAGRLPTPPEKEQS